One Pseudomonas rhizophila DNA window includes the following coding sequences:
- a CDS encoding ABC transporter permease, whose protein sequence is MNWEVIIKWLPKLAQGATLTLELVAIAVIAGLLLAIPLGIARSSRLWYVRALPYAYIFFFRGTPLLVQLFLVYYGLAQFDAVRSSSLWPYLRDPFWCATATMTLHTAAYIAEILRGAIQAIPRGEIEAARALGMSRPKALFYIILPRAARIGLPAYSNEVILMLKASALASTVTLLELTGMARTIIARTYLPVEIFFAAGMFYLLMAFMLVQGFKQLERWLRVDACQGR, encoded by the coding sequence ATGAACTGGGAAGTCATCATCAAGTGGCTGCCGAAACTGGCCCAAGGCGCGACACTGACCCTGGAGCTGGTCGCCATCGCCGTGATCGCCGGTCTGCTGCTGGCGATTCCGCTGGGCATCGCCCGCTCCTCACGCCTGTGGTACGTGCGGGCGTTACCCTACGCCTACATTTTCTTTTTCCGTGGCACGCCGTTATTGGTTCAGCTGTTCCTGGTCTACTACGGTCTGGCGCAGTTCGACGCCGTGCGCAGCAGTTCGCTGTGGCCCTATCTGCGGGATCCGTTTTGGTGCGCCACGGCCACCATGACCCTGCACACCGCCGCCTACATCGCCGAGATCCTGCGCGGCGCGATCCAGGCCATCCCTCGTGGTGAAATCGAAGCCGCGCGAGCCCTGGGCATGTCCCGACCCAAGGCGTTGTTCTACATCATCCTGCCTCGCGCCGCGCGCATCGGCCTGCCGGCCTACAGCAACGAAGTGATCCTGATGCTCAAGGCCAGCGCCCTGGCGAGCACCGTGACCCTGCTGGAGCTGACCGGTATGGCCCGGACCATCATTGCCCGGACCTACCTGCCGGTGGAAATCTTCTTCGCGGCCGGCATGTTCTACCTGCTGATGGCGTTCATGCTGGTGCAGGGCTTCAAGCAGCTGGAGCGCTGGTTGCGCGTCGATGCCTGCCAAGGACGCTGA
- a CDS encoding ABC transporter permease, whose protein sequence is MMIDLYGFGPALAAGALMTVKLALSALCLGLLLGLLGALAKTSPYKPLQWLGGTYSTLVRGIPELLWVLLIYFGTVNLMRALGEYFGNPDLSLNAFAAGVIALGLCFGAYATEVFRGAILAIPKGHREAGVALGLSKWRIFTRLIMPQMWRIALPGLGNLFMILMKDTALVSVIGLEEIMRHAQIGVTVSKQPFTFYMVAAFMYLGLTVLAMIGMHFLERRAARGFARSTQ, encoded by the coding sequence ATGATGATCGATCTCTACGGATTCGGCCCGGCGCTCGCCGCTGGCGCGCTGATGACCGTCAAACTGGCGCTCTCGGCCCTCTGCCTGGGGCTGCTGCTCGGCTTGCTCGGCGCCTTGGCCAAAACTTCCCCGTACAAGCCGCTGCAATGGCTGGGCGGCACTTATTCGACACTGGTTCGCGGCATCCCCGAATTGCTCTGGGTGCTGCTGATCTACTTCGGCACCGTCAATCTCATGCGTGCCCTGGGCGAATACTTCGGTAACCCGGACCTTTCCCTCAACGCCTTCGCCGCTGGCGTCATCGCCCTGGGCCTGTGCTTTGGCGCCTACGCCACGGAAGTATTTCGCGGCGCGATCCTGGCCATTCCCAAGGGCCATCGCGAAGCTGGCGTGGCGCTGGGGTTGTCCAAGTGGCGGATCTTCACCCGGCTGATCATGCCGCAGATGTGGCGCATCGCCCTGCCCGGGCTGGGCAACCTGTTCATGATCCTGATGAAAGACACCGCGCTGGTGTCGGTGATCGGCCTGGAAGAAATCATGCGGCACGCGCAAATCGGCGTGACCGTGTCCAAGCAACCGTTCACCTTCTATATGGTGGCCGCGTTCATGTACCTGGGCCTTACCGTGCTCGCCATGATCGGCATGCATTTTCTGGAACGACGTGCCGCTCGCGGCTTTGCCAGGAGCACCCAATGA
- a CDS encoding ABC transporter substrate-binding protein: MQTYKKFLLAAAASLVFSASAMAAETLKMGIEAAYPPFNNKDASGNVVGFDKDIGDALCAKMKVECSVVTSDWDGIIPALNAKKFDFLISSLSITEERKQAVDFTEPYYSNKLQFIAPKATEDFKTDKAYLSGKTIGAQRATLAGTWLEDRNMEDDYNVKVTLYDTQENAYLDLLSGRVDAILADKYVQYEWLKSKDGAAFEFKGDPVVESDKIGIAVRKGDDELRNKLNAALKEIVADGTYKKINDKYFPFSIY, translated from the coding sequence ATGCAGACCTACAAGAAATTCCTCCTGGCCGCTGCCGCCAGCCTGGTCTTCTCGGCCAGCGCCATGGCCGCGGAAACACTGAAGATGGGCATCGAAGCGGCCTACCCGCCGTTCAATAACAAAGATGCCAGTGGCAACGTGGTCGGCTTCGACAAGGACATTGGCGACGCCCTGTGCGCCAAGATGAAAGTCGAATGCAGCGTGGTGACCTCCGACTGGGACGGCATCATTCCGGCCCTGAACGCCAAGAAGTTCGACTTCCTGATCTCCTCGCTGTCGATTACCGAGGAACGCAAGCAGGCCGTGGACTTCACCGAACCGTACTACTCCAACAAGCTGCAATTCATCGCACCGAAGGCCACCGAAGACTTCAAGACCGACAAGGCCTACCTGAGCGGCAAGACCATTGGCGCACAACGCGCCACACTGGCCGGCACCTGGCTGGAAGACCGCAACATGGAAGATGACTACAACGTAAAGGTCACGCTCTACGATACCCAGGAAAACGCTTACCTGGACCTGCTCTCGGGCCGCGTTGACGCCATCCTGGCGGACAAATACGTGCAATACGAATGGCTCAAGAGCAAAGACGGCGCCGCCTTCGAATTCAAAGGCGACCCGGTGGTGGAAAGCGACAAGATCGGTATCGCCGTGCGCAAGGGTGACGACGAACTGCGCAACAAGCTGAACGCCGCGCTCAAGGAAATCGTTGCCGACGGCACCTATAAAAAGATCAACGACAAGTACTTCCCGTTCAGCATTTATTGA
- a CDS encoding methyltransferase, which produces MPAKDADSGVLTGEALLARFTALDAFLTTHQALWKPRPFTHLQLPWERSYPELAQWLRKRSLEDAENDHHQPWLIQHAPAPFPELAGISHALSVVAELPGKELETAAHRLSVDVPGRKWQQIEAFASRLHFATKPTHWLDWCAGKGHLGRRLLQAEQQLTCLEYDPALVASGQQLSQRHRLPATHLQQDVLAAEAGLAIRPEHTPVALHACGDLHVRLMQLASAAGCTQLAIAPCCYNRISAERYQPLSDVAKGSVLQLTLDDLSLPLTETVTAGARIRRQRDQSMARRLSFDLLQRQIRGRDEYLPTPSLPSAWLEKSFIEYCTDLAALKDLSTVGSPDWSALEAAGHQRLAQVRNLELVRGLFRRPLELWLVLDRALFLSQENYRVRLGTFCETPLTPRNLMLLAERH; this is translated from the coding sequence ATGCCTGCCAAGGACGCTGACAGCGGCGTGTTGACGGGCGAGGCGTTACTCGCCCGTTTCACCGCGCTGGATGCTTTTCTCACAACGCACCAGGCATTGTGGAAACCGCGTCCGTTCACCCATCTGCAACTGCCATGGGAACGGTCCTACCCTGAGCTGGCCCAATGGCTACGCAAGCGTTCGCTGGAAGACGCAGAAAACGACCATCACCAACCCTGGCTGATTCAACATGCACCCGCGCCATTTCCAGAACTGGCGGGCATTTCCCATGCGTTGAGCGTCGTCGCAGAACTGCCGGGCAAAGAGCTCGAAACCGCCGCCCATCGCCTCAGCGTCGACGTGCCAGGGCGCAAATGGCAGCAAATCGAAGCCTTCGCCAGCCGCCTGCACTTCGCTACCAAACCGACCCACTGGCTCGATTGGTGCGCCGGCAAAGGTCATCTTGGCCGACGCTTGCTGCAGGCTGAACAACAACTGACTTGCCTGGAATACGACCCAGCCCTGGTCGCCAGCGGCCAGCAACTAAGCCAACGCCACCGTCTGCCCGCCACGCACTTGCAGCAAGACGTGCTGGCGGCAGAGGCAGGCCTGGCGATCCGCCCTGAACACACGCCGGTAGCCCTGCACGCCTGCGGCGACCTGCATGTGCGCCTGATGCAGTTGGCGAGCGCCGCTGGCTGCACTCAACTGGCAATCGCCCCGTGCTGCTACAACCGCATCAGTGCTGAACGTTATCAACCGCTGTCCGACGTCGCCAAGGGTTCGGTCCTACAGCTAACGCTCGATGATCTCAGCCTGCCACTGACCGAAACCGTCACCGCCGGCGCCCGCATCCGGCGGCAACGGGACCAGTCCATGGCTCGGCGCCTGAGTTTTGACCTGCTGCAACGACAGATCCGGGGCCGCGACGAGTATCTGCCCACCCCCTCGCTCCCCAGCGCCTGGCTGGAAAAATCCTTCATCGAGTACTGCACCGATCTGGCAGCCCTGAAAGACTTATCCACAGTCGGCTCGCCTGACTGGTCGGCACTGGAAGCGGCCGGCCATCAACGCCTGGCCCAAGTGCGCAACCTGGAATTGGTCCGCGGCCTTTTCCGGCGGCCTCTTGAGCTGTGGCTGGTGCTGGATCGGGCGCTTTTCCTCAGCCAGGAAAACTACCGCGTCCGCCTCGGCACCTTCTGCGAAACGCCTCTCACGCCGCGAAATCTGATGCTGCTGGCCGAACGTCACTGA
- a CDS encoding oxidative damage protection protein: MIRTVMCRKYKEQLEGLERAPFPGVKGQDIYDNVSAKAWADWQKHQTLLINEKRLNMMNAEDRKYLQGEMEKFFSGEEYAKAEGYVPPSE; the protein is encoded by the coding sequence ATGATCCGCACCGTGATGTGCCGCAAGTACAAAGAACAACTGGAAGGCCTGGAGCGCGCGCCGTTCCCGGGCGTCAAAGGCCAGGACATCTACGACAATGTCTCGGCCAAGGCCTGGGCGGACTGGCAAAAACACCAGACCCTGCTGATCAACGAAAAACGCCTGAACATGATGAACGCCGAAGACCGCAAATACCTTCAAGGCGAAATGGAAAAGTTCTTTTCCGGCGAAGAATACGCCAAGGCCGAAGGCTACGTGCCGCCGTCCGAATAG
- a CDS encoding ABC transporter ATP-binding protein, producing MAQATPALEIRNLHKRYGKLEVLKGVSLTARDGDVISILGSSGSGKSTFLRCINLLENPNQGQILVAGEELKLKAAKNGELVAADGKQINRMRSEIGFVFQNFNLWPHMSVLDNIIEAPRRVLGQSKAEAVEVAEALLAKVGIADKRHAYPAELSGGQQQRAAIARTLAMQPKVILFDEPTSALDPEMVQEVLSVIRALAEEGRTMLLVTHEMGFARQVSSEVVFLHQGLVEEQGSPQQVFENPLSARCKQFMSSNR from the coding sequence ATGGCCCAGGCCACGCCCGCGCTTGAAATCCGCAACCTGCACAAACGCTACGGAAAGCTGGAGGTGCTCAAAGGCGTCTCGCTGACCGCCCGCGACGGCGATGTGATCTCGATCCTGGGTTCCTCCGGTTCCGGCAAATCCACATTCCTGCGCTGCATCAACCTGCTGGAAAATCCCAACCAGGGCCAGATCCTGGTGGCCGGCGAAGAGCTCAAGCTCAAGGCCGCGAAAAACGGTGAACTGGTGGCCGCCGATGGCAAACAGATCAACCGCATGCGCAGCGAAATCGGTTTTGTGTTTCAAAACTTTAACCTCTGGCCGCACATGAGCGTGCTCGACAACATCATCGAAGCCCCGCGCCGGGTGCTCGGCCAGAGCAAGGCCGAGGCCGTGGAAGTGGCCGAAGCCCTGCTGGCCAAGGTCGGCATCGCCGACAAGCGTCATGCCTACCCTGCCGAGCTTTCCGGTGGTCAGCAGCAGCGCGCCGCCATCGCCCGCACGCTGGCGATGCAGCCTAAAGTGATTCTGTTCGACGAGCCCACCTCTGCCCTTGACCCGGAAATGGTCCAGGAAGTACTTAGTGTGATCCGCGCCCTGGCCGAAGAAGGCCGCACCATGCTGCTGGTGACTCACGAAATGGGCTTCGCCCGTCAGGTTTCCAGCGAAGTGGTGTTCCTTCATCAAGGCCTGGTCGAGGAGCAAGGATCGCCACAGCAGGTCTTCGAGAACCCGCTTTCGGCGCGCTGCAAACAATTCATGTCCAGCAACCGCTAA
- the mutY gene encoding A/G-specific adenine glycosylase, with amino-acid sequence MTAEQFSSAVLDWFDRHGRHDLPWQQDITAYRVWVSEIMLQQTQVSTVLNYFDRFMASLPTVQALAAAPEDEVLHLWTGLGYYTRARNLQKTAKIVVDQYGGEFPRDAEKLTELPGIGLSTAGAIASISMGLRAPILDGNVKRVLARFTAQEGYPGEPKVAKQLWATAERFTPQDRVNAYTQAMMDLGATLCTRSKPSCLLCPLKKGCQAHMLGLETRYPIPKPRKDVPKKRTLMPMLANREGAILLYRRPSTGLWGGLWSLPELDDLDDLQHLALQHSLELGNQQQMPSLVHTFSHFQLAIEPWLVRVRETGHHVAEADWLWYNLATPPRLGLAAPVKTLLERAAAVLNAGELQ; translated from the coding sequence ATGACAGCCGAGCAGTTTTCCAGCGCCGTACTGGACTGGTTCGACCGCCATGGGCGCCACGACTTGCCTTGGCAGCAAGACATCACTGCGTATCGGGTGTGGGTCTCGGAAATCATGCTGCAGCAGACCCAGGTCAGCACCGTGCTCAATTATTTCGACCGGTTCATGGCCTCGCTGCCCACCGTGCAAGCCCTGGCCGCCGCGCCGGAAGACGAAGTGCTGCACCTGTGGACCGGCCTGGGCTACTACACCCGCGCCCGTAATCTGCAGAAAACCGCGAAGATCGTAGTCGACCAATATGGCGGTGAATTCCCCCGCGACGCGGAAAAACTCACCGAATTACCGGGGATCGGCCTGTCCACAGCCGGCGCCATCGCCAGCATCAGCATGGGCCTGCGGGCACCGATCCTCGATGGCAACGTCAAGCGGGTGCTGGCGCGCTTCACCGCCCAGGAAGGTTACCCGGGCGAACCGAAGGTCGCGAAGCAACTGTGGGCGACTGCCGAGCGCTTCACGCCTCAAGACCGGGTCAACGCCTACACCCAGGCGATGATGGACCTGGGCGCCACGCTCTGTACCCGCAGCAAACCCAGCTGCCTGCTTTGCCCGCTTAAAAAAGGCTGCCAAGCCCATATGCTCGGCCTCGAGACCCGCTACCCGATCCCCAAGCCACGCAAGGATGTGCCCAAAAAACGCACCTTGATGCCGATGCTGGCCAACCGCGAAGGCGCGATTCTGCTTTATCGTCGCCCCTCCACGGGCCTGTGGGGCGGTTTATGGAGCTTGCCGGAACTCGACGACCTCGACGACCTGCAACACCTGGCCCTGCAACACTCGCTGGAGCTGGGCAATCAGCAGCAGATGCCAAGCCTGGTGCACACTTTCAGCCACTTCCAGTTGGCGATCGAACCCTGGCTGGTCCGGGTCCGGGAAACCGGCCATCACGTGGCCGAGGCCGACTGGCTCTGGTATAACCTCGCCACCCCGCCGCGCCTGGGCCTCGCCGCCCCGGTCAAGACCTTGCTCGAACGCGCGGCCGCCGTATTGAACGCAGGAGAGTTGCAATGA
- a CDS encoding tyrosine-type recombinase/integrase → MSRTTAPLSDSACRSAKPTDRAYKLFDGDGLYLLVQPNGRKGWRFRYVKPDGREGLTSFGNYPVIGLADARKRRLEVKRMLAEGIDPIESKHQAKTQATIRGRTFESAALDWHKAMSAKWAPGHAKTVLSRLKTHVFPLIGDRAIVDLDTHDLMQPLEAIQKRGTIDVALRVQNYLQSIMREAKRARQIAANPASDLEGLIKAPRVIHRPALPLSRLPELQERIDTYKGRALTRLTVMLSLHVFVRSSELRFARWSEFDLKRGTWEIPDTRPALDGVPFSTRGTKMAGDIHLVPLSPQAVALLEQIHVLTGKFDLVFAGDTKPWKPMSENTVNSALRKMGYDTKTEICGHGFRSMACSALIESGLWSETAIERQMSHKERNNVRAAYIHKAEFIEERRLIMNWWSRYLEANRQEHVTPHEFANQTGANVTRLKAKRGATE, encoded by the coding sequence ATGTCGCGCACCACTGCTCCACTCTCCGATTCGGCTTGCCGTTCAGCCAAGCCCACCGACCGCGCCTACAAGCTTTTCGACGGTGACGGCCTCTACCTTTTAGTCCAACCCAATGGCCGCAAAGGCTGGCGTTTCAGGTATGTAAAACCTGATGGACGTGAAGGACTGACCTCGTTTGGCAACTACCCCGTGATCGGCCTCGCCGATGCGCGCAAGAGGCGCCTGGAGGTCAAGCGCATGCTGGCGGAAGGCATCGACCCCATCGAGTCCAAACACCAAGCCAAGACGCAAGCCACAATCCGAGGCCGAACCTTTGAGAGCGCAGCCTTGGACTGGCACAAAGCGATGTCTGCCAAATGGGCTCCAGGCCATGCCAAGACGGTCCTGAGCCGTCTAAAAACCCATGTTTTTCCACTGATCGGTGATCGCGCAATTGTCGACCTAGACACTCACGACTTGATGCAACCTCTGGAAGCAATCCAGAAGCGCGGCACGATTGACGTCGCTTTAAGGGTACAAAACTACCTACAAAGCATCATGCGCGAGGCGAAACGTGCTCGACAGATCGCGGCCAACCCTGCCTCCGACCTTGAAGGTTTGATCAAAGCCCCGAGGGTGATTCACCGCCCTGCTTTACCCTTATCGCGTCTGCCTGAATTGCAGGAGCGTATCGACACCTACAAAGGCCGCGCACTTACCCGACTGACGGTCATGCTCTCGCTGCATGTGTTCGTCCGCTCCAGCGAACTGCGCTTCGCCCGCTGGAGCGAGTTCGACCTCAAGCGCGGCACCTGGGAGATACCGGACACTCGACCCGCATTGGACGGAGTACCCTTTTCAACAAGGGGTACGAAGATGGCCGGGGACATCCACCTTGTACCCTTATCGCCGCAAGCCGTGGCCCTGCTTGAACAGATCCACGTCCTCACCGGTAAATTCGACCTGGTGTTTGCAGGCGATACCAAGCCCTGGAAACCCATGTCTGAAAACACGGTGAACAGCGCACTCAGAAAAATGGGCTATGACACCAAAACCGAAATCTGCGGGCATGGGTTTCGGTCGATGGCCTGTAGCGCGCTGATTGAGTCAGGGCTGTGGTCCGAGACAGCCATTGAAAGGCAGATGAGCCACAAGGAGCGGAATAACGTCCGCGCCGCTTACATCCACAAGGCCGAGTTCATTGAGGAGCGCAGGCTGATCATGAACTGGTGGAGCCGGTACCTAGAGGCCAACCGGCAGGAGCATGTCACTCCACACGAGTTCGCGAACCAGACCGGAGCGAACGTCACTCGCCTAAAAGCAAAACGTGGCGCAACCGAGTAA
- a CDS encoding FkbM family methyltransferase, whose amino-acid sequence MTFISYAQNFEDIRLWRALQSVENGFYLDVGANHPTDDSVTRAFYDHGWHGINIEPVQAYYDALCQERPNDINLQCVAGENADSLTFYTIADTGLSTVEASVAQQHRDAGMKVSKQTVQSRTLTSICEQYAQDRPIHFLKIDVEGHEETVLRGMDFSRWRPWIILIETPWARDQTWETLVTDAGYHSILFDGLNTFYLAEEHLALKPAFDIPPCNLDGFQFCKGHKFSHPLSEPDQQLTAALQRAERAEAQLHALQNSRTWRTLQKVRNLVRRA is encoded by the coding sequence GTGACGTTCATTTCCTACGCACAGAACTTCGAAGACATACGCCTGTGGCGCGCCCTTCAATCGGTGGAAAACGGCTTTTATCTGGACGTAGGCGCCAATCATCCAACAGATGATTCCGTGACCCGGGCGTTCTACGATCACGGCTGGCACGGGATCAACATCGAACCGGTGCAGGCCTACTACGACGCTCTCTGCCAAGAACGGCCAAACGACATCAACCTGCAATGCGTAGCCGGCGAAAACGCCGACAGCCTGACCTTCTACACCATCGCCGACACGGGTCTGTCCACCGTCGAAGCCAGCGTCGCCCAACAGCACCGCGACGCGGGCATGAAGGTAAGCAAGCAGACCGTCCAATCCCGCACCCTGACTTCGATCTGCGAGCAATACGCCCAGGACCGCCCCATCCACTTTCTGAAAATCGACGTCGAAGGCCACGAAGAAACCGTGCTGCGCGGCATGGATTTCAGCCGCTGGCGCCCCTGGATCATCCTCATCGAAACCCCATGGGCCCGCGACCAGACCTGGGAAACCCTCGTCACCGACGCCGGCTACCACTCCATCCTGTTCGACGGCCTCAACACCTTTTACCTCGCCGAAGAACACCTGGCGCTCAAACCCGCTTTCGACATCCCCCCGTGCAACCTCGACGGGTTCCAGTTCTGCAAAGGCCACAAATTCAGCCACCCCCTGAGCGAACCCGACCAGCAACTCACCGCCGCCCTGCAACGCGCCGAACGGGCCGAAGCCCAACTCCATGCCCTGCAAAACAGCCGTACCTGGCGAACCTTGCAGAAAGTGCGCAACCTCGTGCGCCGCGCCTGA
- a CDS encoding biliverdin-producing heme oxygenase, translating to MSPAAPPPSLIQALRTETAELHVALEKRLPFFSEQLDLDLYRRLMAAYYGFYKPLEQRLHVLTLTPTGLDQSLRIKLPVLQADLTALGLDDHAIEALPTCRDLPQIDSRAAALGVSYVLEGATLGGQILRRRVAEQLGLDASSGAAFLNVYGELTGRRWKDFLQYLGDRNLGDAQTLEVTCAAKATFTHFEHWLDSQKVLL from the coding sequence ATGTCACCGGCCGCGCCTCCCCCTTCTCTGATTCAGGCATTGCGGACCGAAACCGCTGAGCTGCACGTCGCCCTGGAAAAACGCTTGCCGTTTTTCTCCGAACAGTTGGACCTCGACCTGTACCGGCGCCTGATGGCCGCCTACTACGGTTTTTATAAACCGCTGGAACAGCGACTTCATGTACTGACGCTGACACCGACGGGGTTGGACCAATCCCTGCGGATCAAGCTTCCCGTACTGCAGGCGGATCTCACGGCATTGGGCCTGGATGACCACGCTATCGAGGCACTGCCCACCTGCCGGGACCTGCCGCAGATCGATTCCCGTGCCGCCGCCCTGGGGGTTTCCTATGTGCTGGAAGGTGCAACCCTCGGGGGGCAGATCCTGCGGCGCAGAGTCGCCGAACAGCTCGGTCTTGATGCCTCCAGCGGCGCTGCGTTTCTCAATGTGTATGGCGAACTCACCGGTCGGCGCTGGAAGGACTTCCTTCAATATCTGGGCGACAGGAACCTTGGCGACGCCCAAACGCTCGAAGTCACATGTGCCGCCAAAGCGACGTTTACTCATTTTGAACATTGGCTGGACAGCCAAAAGGTATTGTTATGA
- a CDS encoding ATP-binding protein: MTPENQEAFEELLANCADEPIRFPGAIQPHGVLLMLSEPDFVIRQVSANVLQLMGHDPHGLPGQTLDALFGQQQAQAVLKACRADADGDNAPVEIVVNQLRFDALVHRHQGALIVELEQHLSDYRPEGVSGEANLGRMLQRLQGAKSLQALYEISVREIQAMTGYDRVLIYRFEEEGHGQVIAEASAPSMELYKGLFFPASDIPEQARELYRTNWLRIIPNADYTPVPLVPQLRPDTQTPLDLSFSTLRSVSPIHRQYMKNMGVLSSMSISLMEGDRLWGLISCGNRQPLLVPHEMRMACQTIGQVLSLQISAMEALELTRQRDAKLEDLKVLATAMAESSDNVFDGLSHEPQRLMDLTGATGVAILEDNKLHRHGQCPEAEQIRELHKWMLETGQPVFSHHNLSSIFAPAQAYQDVASGVLAIHLPKPVENGVLWFRPEVKQTIQWSGDPQKPLDLESSETGLRLRPRTSFEIWKVEMAGISTKWTHGDLFAANDLRRSALENDLARQVHKERQAVQARDELVAVVSHDLRNPMTVISMLCGMMQKSFSSDGSHSSKRIASAIDTMQQAASRMNVLLEDLLDTSRIDAGRYTIHPQPLDVSQIFEDACSLLTPLATAKAIDISFHAEPNLKINADPERLFQVLSNLIGNAIKFTPQQGSVGISAMSVGDEIVFSVRDTGEGIKPEQLPHVFDRYWTVKEGNPNGTGLGLYISKGIVQAHGGKLHAESQPGKGSEFSFTVPKIN; this comes from the coding sequence ATGACCCCGGAAAACCAGGAAGCCTTCGAAGAACTGCTGGCCAATTGTGCAGACGAACCGATTCGCTTCCCCGGGGCCATCCAGCCTCATGGCGTGCTACTGATGCTGTCCGAACCCGACTTCGTCATCCGACAGGTCAGCGCCAACGTATTGCAATTGATGGGGCACGATCCTCACGGTCTCCCCGGCCAGACGCTGGACGCACTGTTCGGGCAGCAGCAGGCCCAAGCCGTCCTCAAGGCCTGTCGCGCCGATGCGGACGGGGACAACGCGCCCGTGGAGATTGTCGTGAACCAGCTGCGTTTTGACGCCCTGGTCCACCGCCATCAAGGCGCCCTGATCGTCGAACTGGAACAGCACCTGAGCGACTACCGTCCCGAAGGTGTCAGCGGCGAAGCCAATCTGGGGCGCATGCTGCAACGTCTGCAAGGCGCGAAAAGCCTTCAGGCTCTCTACGAAATCAGCGTTCGGGAAATTCAGGCCATGACCGGCTACGACCGAGTACTGATCTATCGCTTCGAAGAAGAAGGCCATGGCCAGGTGATCGCCGAGGCCAGCGCGCCGTCGATGGAGCTCTACAAAGGCCTGTTTTTTCCGGCATCGGATATCCCTGAACAGGCCCGGGAGCTGTATCGCACCAACTGGCTGCGGATCATCCCCAACGCTGACTACACGCCGGTACCGCTGGTCCCGCAGTTGCGCCCCGACACTCAAACACCCCTAGACCTGAGCTTTTCCACCCTGCGTAGCGTCTCGCCGATCCACCGCCAATACATGAAGAACATGGGTGTGCTGTCGTCCATGAGTATTTCCCTGATGGAAGGCGACCGGCTGTGGGGCCTGATCAGTTGCGGCAACCGTCAACCCCTGCTCGTGCCCCACGAAATGCGCATGGCCTGCCAGACCATCGGCCAAGTGCTGTCGCTGCAGATCAGCGCCATGGAAGCACTGGAGCTGACCCGTCAACGGGACGCCAAGCTTGAGGACCTCAAGGTTCTCGCCACGGCCATGGCCGAGTCCAGCGACAATGTCTTTGACGGCTTGTCCCACGAACCCCAACGGCTGATGGACCTGACCGGCGCCACCGGCGTCGCGATCCTCGAGGACAACAAGCTGCACCGCCATGGCCAGTGCCCGGAAGCGGAGCAGATCCGCGAGCTGCATAAATGGATGCTGGAGACCGGCCAACCCGTTTTCTCCCACCACAACCTGAGCAGCATTTTCGCTCCGGCCCAGGCTTACCAAGACGTGGCGAGCGGTGTGCTGGCGATCCACCTGCCCAAGCCTGTGGAAAATGGCGTGCTGTGGTTCCGCCCCGAGGTGAAGCAAACCATCCAGTGGAGCGGCGACCCGCAAAAACCCCTGGACCTGGAAAGCAGCGAGACAGGTTTGCGCCTGCGACCGCGAACGTCTTTCGAAATCTGGAAAGTCGAAATGGCCGGCATCAGTACCAAATGGACCCACGGCGATCTGTTTGCCGCCAACGACCTGCGTCGCTCGGCCCTGGAAAACGATCTGGCCCGGCAAGTCCACAAGGAGCGTCAGGCGGTGCAGGCGCGTGATGAACTGGTGGCGGTGGTGTCCCATGACCTGCGCAACCCGATGACGGTCATATCCATGCTCTGCGGCATGATGCAAAAGTCCTTCAGCTCCGACGGCTCCCATAGCTCCAAGCGAATTGCTTCAGCCATCGACACCATGCAACAGGCCGCCAGCCGCATGAACGTACTGCTCGAAGACCTGCTGGACACTTCGCGCATCGACGCCGGGCGCTACACCATCCATCCCCAGCCGCTGGACGTCAGCCAGATATTCGAAGACGCCTGCTCGCTGCTGACGCCGCTGGCAACCGCCAAGGCCATCGATATTTCGTTCCACGCCGAACCCAATCTCAAGATCAATGCCGACCCCGAGCGGTTGTTCCAGGTGCTGTCGAACCTGATTGGAAACGCCATCAAGTTCACCCCCCAGCAAGGCAGCGTGGGCATCAGCGCGATGTCGGTGGGTGACGAGATCGTGTTCAGCGTTCGTGATACCGGCGAAGGAATCAAACCGGAGCAGTTGCCTCACGTGTTTGACCGCTACTGGACAGTCAAGGAAGGCAACCCGAACGGCACCGGGCTGGGTTTGTATATTTCCAAGGGGATTGTCCAGGCCCATGGCGGTAAACTGCACGCTGAAAGCCAGCCAGGCAAGGGCAGCGAATTCAGCTTTACCGTGCCGAAAATCAACTGA